A single genomic interval of Primulina huaijiensis isolate GDHJ02 chromosome 7, ASM1229523v2, whole genome shotgun sequence harbors:
- the LOC140980919 gene encoding katanin p60 ATPase-containing subunit A1-like has protein sequence MAGATLAGLQDHLKLAREYALEGLYDTSIIFFDGAITQINKHLNTVDDHLLHSKWMNVKKAISEEAEVVKQLDAEKRSFREIRLGGRPNSPPISTKSSFVFQPLDEYPTSSGAPMDDPDVWRPPPRDPTVRRSTRGGQIGMRKSPQDGAWGRGGSAKTGTGRGGRTGGSSKVNAGVRASTALKKGNGKSSSGKTDSINDDIDDVKPKKVQYEGPDSDLAAMLERDVLETTPGVRWDDVAGLSEAKRLLEEAVVLPLWMPEYFQGIRRPWKGVLMFGTPGTGKTLLAKAAATECGTTFFNVSSATLASKWRGESERMVRCLFDLARAYAPSTIFIDEIDSLCNARGASGEHESSRRVKSELLVQVDGVNASSTNEDGTRKIVMVLAATNFPWDIDEALRRRLEKRIYIPLPNAESRKELIRINLKTVEVAADVDIDEVARRTEGYSGDDLTNVCRDASLNGMRRKIAGKTRDEIKNMSKDEISKDPVAMCDFLEAIAKVQPSVSSADIEKHEKWFSEFGSA, from the exons ATGGCTGGCGCCACGTTGGCTGGATTGCAAGACCACTTGAAGTTGGCGAGGGAGTATGCCCTGGAAGGACTCTACGATACTTCCATTATCTTCTTTGATGGTGCCATTACTCAGATTAACAA GCATTTGAATACGGTTGACGATCAtttgcttcattccaaatggaTGAATGTCAAGAAAGCAATTTCAGAAGAAGCAGAGGTTGTGAAGCAATTAGATGCTGAGAAGAGGTCATTCAGGGAGATTCGTTTAGGAGGGCGACCAAATTCACCACCAATTTCAACAAAATCATCTTTTGTGTTCCAACCATTGGATGAGTATCCAACATCATCTGGTGCCCCGATGGATGACCCTGATGTGTGGAGGCCACCACCGCGAGATCCTACGGTCAGAAGATCTACAAGGGGTGGTCAAATTGGCATGAGGAAGTCCCCACAAGATGGTGCTTGGGGTCGTGGAGGTTCTGCTAAAACAGGAACTGGCCGTGGTGGAAGGACTGGTGGTTCTAGTAAGGTCAACGCTGGAGTTAGAGCATCTACAGCTCTCAAGAAAGGCAATGGGAAATCCTCATCTGGGAAAACAGATTCCATA aatgatgatattgatgatgTAAAGCCCAAAAAAGTGCAGTATGAAGGGCCTGACTCTGACTTGGCTGCAATGCTTGAAAGGGATGTTTTAGAGACCACTCCCGGTGTTAGATGGGATGATGTGGCTGGCCTGAGTGAAGCAAAAAGACTTCTAGAGGAAGCTGTGGTTCTTCCACTCTGGATGCCTGAATATTTCCAG GGGATTAGGAGGCCATGGAAAGGTGTGCTCATGTTTGGTACACCAGGTACTGGGAAGACACTTCTTGCTAAAGCAGCTGCTACCGAGTGTGGCACAACATTTTTCAACGTTTCTTCTGCTACCTTGGCTTCAAAATGGCGTGGAGAAAGTGAAAGAATGGTCCGATGCTTGTTCGATCTTGCAAGGGCTTATGCCCCGAGTACCATTTTCATAGATGAGATCGATTCTCTTTGCAATGCTCGAGG GGCTTCAGGTGAACACGAATCATCCAGAAGGGTGAAGTCTGAACTTCTAGTTCAGGTAGATGGTGTCAATGCCTCTTCTACCAATGAAGACGGTACTCGCAAGATAGTGATGGTTTTGGCAGCTACAAATTTTCCTTGGGATATCGATGAGGCATTGAG GAGGCGTCTGGAGAAAAGAATATACATTCCACTTCCAAATGCTGAAAGTCGTAAGGAGCTTATCCGGATTAATTTGAAAACTGTGGAG GTTGCTGCAGATGTGGACATCGATGAAGTGGCTCGTAGGACTGAGGGTTACAGTGGAGATGATCTTACAAATGTTTGCCGAGATGCATCGTTAAATGGCATGAGGCGAAAGATAGCAGGAAAGACTCGTGACGAGATCAAGAACATGTCCAAGGACGAGATATCAAAAGATCCTGTTGCTATGTGCGACTTCTTAGAAGCCATAGCTAAGGTCCAACCCAGCGTTTCTTCAGCTGATATTGAAAAACACGAAAAATGGTTTTCCGAATTTGGATCGGCATAG
- the LOC140980753 gene encoding uncharacterized protein: protein MGDKGNNGKESTTSKAIIEALDTYNLHHSDHPGMVLVSKVLEGDNYSTWSRAMRISLSAKNKIGMVTGLIKPPSSTDTSFDSWKRCNDMVLSWILNSIHPDIASSVIYWETAAEVWADLQERFSQGNDSRIYQIKQNIVEHRQGQQSISVYYTKLKSLWDELSSYHETLSCSCGGLEKLNQRDEKEKVMQFLMGLNDSYAAIRGQILLMQPLPDTRRVYSLILQQEKQVQVSLNRGNMNHHAMIVGQNSKTTQAHQEQKQRAQLHCSYCNRDNHSIEKCFYLHGFPVGHKFHGKNIKPFNQRPSSANNVKVEMNKAPETTTKFVSTDDGPRFTTDEYNQLIAMIRKTNEGNTQIFTNTTGNFKSSPKVNLAASGLCWIIDSGATNHVASSVELLESKRISGTTTIGLPNGSQAHIESIGSLRISPDIEIDNVLGVPEFKVNLLSVSKLTRALKSLQEKS, encoded by the coding sequence ATGGGAGACAAAGGCAACAATGGAAAAGAATCAACAACGTCTAAGGCTATCATAGAAGCCCTAGACACCTACAATCTACATCACTCGGATCATCCAGGTATGGTACTTGTCTCTAAGGTACTCGAAGGAGACAACTACAGCACATGGAGTCGAGCTATGCGAATTAGCTTGAGCGCTAAAAACAAGATTGGGATGGTCACAGGATTAATCAAGCCACCTTCTTCAACAGACACTAGTTTTGATTCTTGGAAACGATGCAATGACATGGTTTTGTCTTGGATATTGAATTCTATTCATCCGGACATAGCCAGTAGTGTAATTTATTGGGAGACTGCAGCAGAAGTTTGGGCAGATCTGCAAGAGCGATTCTCTCAAGGGAACGATTCAAGAATCTATCAgatcaaacaaaatattgtgGAACATAGACAGGGACAACAATCTATTTCAGTCTATTACACAAAGCTTAAATCTTTGTGGGATGAACTCTCATCCTATCATGAGACATTATCTTGCTCGTGTGGAGGATTGGAGAAACTTAATCAGAGAGATGAAAAGGAGAAGGTTATGCAATTTTTGATGGGATTAAATGACAGTTATGCAGCCATTCGTGGTCAAATTTTGTTGATGCAGCCTCTACCTGATACACGACGAGTTTATTCACTtattcttcaacaagaaaaacaAGTTCAAGTCTCTCTCAATCGCGGGAACATGAACCACCATGCCATGATTGTAGGTCAAAATAGCAAGACAACTCAAGCACATCAAGAACAAAAACAAAGGGCACAGTTGCACTGCTCTTATTGTAACCGTGATAATCACAGCATTGAAAAGTGTTTCTACCTCCATGGCTTTCCAGTTGGTCATAAGTTTCATGGCAAGAATATAAAACCATTTAATCAACGCCCTTCAAGTGCAAATAACGTGAAGGTGGAAATGAATAAAGCACCAGAGACAACGACAAAGTTTGTTTCAACAGATGATGGTCCAAGGTTCACAACCGATGAATACAACCAATTAATAGCCATGATCCGGAAAACCAATGAGGGtaacacacaaatttttacaaaCACTACAGGTAACTTCAAATCATCACCTAAAGTTAATTTGGCTGCTTCAGGCTTGTGCTGGATTATTGACAGTGGAGCCACAAATCATGTGGCTTCCTCAGTTGAATTATTAGAATCAAAAAGAATATCAGGAACAACCACTATTGGTTTGCCAAATGGTAGTCAGGCACATATTGAATCAATTGGTTCATTGCGCATTTCACCTGACATAGAAATTGATAATGTTCTCGGAGTTCCAGAATTTAAAGTTAATTTACTATCAGTTAGTAAACTAACAAGAGCATTgaaatcactacaagaaaaaagctaa
- the LOC140980719 gene encoding plastidic ATP/ADP-transporter-like — MQAVLQSKGLISLPANPRIRAFLPPPPSQDLRYRFNPTNPLLKPRTFLPPLFSANGSSKFQVTKLPLVGQKSRNFPRAEAAAASADGQSFYGEKEPPKFMGVELATLKKIIPLGLMFFCILFNYTILRDTKDVLVVTAKGSSAEIIPFLKTWVNLPLAIGFMILYTKLANVLSKEALFYTVIFPFIAFFGAFGFVLYPLSQYFHPTALADKLLNTLGPRFLGPLAIMRIWSFCLFYVMAELWGSVVVSVLFWGLANQITTVDEAKRFYPLFGLGANVALVFSGRTVKYFSKMRQNLGPGVDGWAISLKGMMSIVVVMGLTICFLYWWVNRNVALPTRSQKKREKPKMGTMESLKFLVSSRYIRDLATLVVAYGISINLVEVTWKSKLKAQFPTPNEYSSFMGDFSTATGIATFTMMLLSQWIFNKYGWGVAAKITPTVLLLSGVGFFSLILFGDPFAPALAKFGLTPLLAAVYVGAMQNIFSKSAKYSLFDPCKEMAYIPLDEDTKVKGKAAIDVVCNPLGKSGGALIQQFMILTFGSLANSTPYLGGILLVIVLAWLGAAKSLDGQFTTLRQEEELEKDMERSAVKIPVVSSSNESFISGSSDTASASSEPSSPRNA, encoded by the exons ATGCAAGCTGTTTTACAATCAAAAGGGCTTATTTCTTTGCCTGCAAATCCTAGAATCAGAGCTTTTTTACCACCACCACCATCACAGGATTTAAGGTATAGATTCAACCCCACAAATCCTTTACTAAAACCAAGAACATTTCTCCCTCCTTTGTTTTCGGCAAACGGGTCTTCCAAATTCCAAGTCACCAAACTTCCATTAGTTGGTCAAAAGTCAAGAAATTTCCCCAGGGCTGAGGCTGCAGCGGCTTCGGCAGATGGGCAGTCTTTTTATGGAGAGAAAGAACCACCCAAGTTTATGGGTGTTGAGCTCGCTACCCTCAAGAAAATTATACCACTTGGCTTGATGTTTttctgtattttatttaattatacaaTTCTCAGGGATACTAAAGATGTTTTGGTGGTGACAGCCAAAGGATCTAGTGCAGAAATCATTCCTTTCCTCAAAACATGGGTGAATTTGCCTCTGGCTATTGGGTTCATGATTCTGTATACTAAATTGGCTAATGTGTTGTCAAAGGAGGCTCTTTTTTATACTGTGATTTTCCCATTCATTGCCTTTTTTGGGGCATTTGGATTTGTGTTGTATCCTCTTAGTCAGTATTTCCATCCCACCGCTCTTGCTGATAAGCTTCTGAATACTTTGGGTCCAAGGTTTCTTGGGCCGCTTGCAATCATGAGGATATGGAGTTTCTGCTTGTTTTATGTTATGGCTGAGCTGTGGGGAAGTGTGGTTGTTTCAGTTCTGTTTTGGGGGTTGGCTAACCAG ATTACGACTGTTGATGAAGCCAAGAGATTCTATCCTCTGTTCGGACTTGGAGCAAATGTCGCCCTTGTTTTCTCCGGTCGAACCGTGAAATATTTCTCGAAAATGAGACAAAACCTTGGTCCCGGGGTTGATGGTTGGGCCATATCTCTGAAGGGAATGATGAGTATCGTTGTAGTGATGGGCCTTACTATTTGTTTCCTTTATTGGTGGGTGAATCGTAATGTTGCTCTTCCCACCCGTAGTCAGAAGAAGAGG GAGAAGCCAAAGATGGGGACAATGGAGAGCTTAAAGTTCTTGGTATCATCAAGATATATAAGAGATCTCGCAACTTTGGTCGTGGCATATGGTATCAGCATCAATCTTGTTGAGGTTACTTGGAAATCGAAGCTGAAAGCTCAG TTCCCGACACCAAATGAATATTCATCCTTCATGGGAGACTTCTCGACTGCCACTGGGATAGCTACTTTTACAATGATGTTATTGAGCCAATGGATCTTTAACAAATACGGCTGGGGCGTAGCAGCTAAGATTACACCAACTGTCTTGCTTTTATCGGGAGTTGGTTTTTTCTCGCTGATTTTGTTTGGCGACCCTTTTGCTCCAGCTCTTGCCAAATTTGGGTTGACTCCACTTTTAGCTGCTGTGTACGTAGGAGCCATGCAAAACATTTTTAGCAAGAGTGCAAAGTACAGCTTGTTCGATCCATGCAAGGAAATGGCTTACATTCCTCTTGACGAGGACACCAAG GTAAAAGGGAAAGCAGCAATCGACGTTGTGTGCAATCCTTTGGGGAAATCTGGCGGGGCTTTGATTCAACAGTTTATGATTTTAACCTTTGGTTCACTCGCAAACTCAACTCCCTACCTTGGAGGCATACTTCTTGTAATCGTTCTTGCATGGTTGGGAGCAGCCAAATCTTTGGATGGTCAGTTCACGACACTCAGACAAGAAGAGGAGCTGGAAAAAGATATGGAACGCTCTGCTGTTAAGATCCCCGTTGTGTCATCTTCGAACGAGTCTTTTATTAGCGGTTCAAGTGACACAGCCAGTGCATCATCAGAACCCTCCTCTCCTCGAAATGCGTGA
- the LOC140981338 gene encoding deoxypodophyllotoxin synthase-like yields MGILTPQKLSVVDFTKNMKPGSTSWSSACKEIRKSLENHGCFVALYDKISPQLHKSIFQAADELFDLPNERKVLNINEKPYHGYVGQLPIVPLHEGLGIDYATTLQGAQSFTNLMWPNGNDSFCQSSMSFANTVAELEKIVVRMMFDSYGVEKHVDSHIDSTTYLLRYLKYRAPETGENTMAFPSHTDKSFITILYQNHVSGLEVKARDGEWIHVEFPPSSFVVMAGDACKAWSNGGVLSPNHKVTLATNGKETRYTVALFSFLSKPVEVPHELVDDQHPLNYKPFVHVDLLKFYDTDHGRRSQDILGDFCGI; encoded by the exons ATGGGTATCTTAACCCCACAAAAGCTCTCGGTTGTAGACTTCACCAAGAACATGAAGCCAGGCTCAACTTCTTGGTCTTCTGCATGCAAAGAAATAAGAAAATCCCTTGAAAACCATGGTTGTTTCGTAGCGTTATACGATAAAATTTCGCCCCAACTTCACAAATCAATCTTCCAAGCAGCCGATGAGTTATTCGATCTTCCTAATGAAAGAAAAGTTCTAAATATTAATGAAAAACCCTACCATGGTTATGTAGGTCAGCTGCCTATTGTACCCCTCCATGAAGGGTTGGGGATTGATTATGCAACCACTTTACAAGGAGCTCAAAGTTTCACTAATCTCATGTGGCCCAATGGGAACGACTCTTTTTG tCAAAGCTCGATGTCCTTCGCCAACACAGTAGCAGAGCTAGAGAAAATTGTGGTAAGAATGATGTTTGATAGCTATGGAGTGGAGAAACATGTCGATTCCCACATCGACTCGACGACATATCTCCTTCGATACTTGAAATATCGAGCTCCAGAGACGGGAGAGAACACCATGGCCTTTCCCTCTCACACAGACAAGAGCTTCATCACCATACTTTACCAAAATCACGTCTCCGGGTTGGAGGTCAAAGCAAGAGACGGAGAGTGGATTCATGTAGAGTTTCCTCCTTCCTCCTTCGTTGTCATGGCCGGAGATGCGTGCAAG GCATGGAGCAATGGCGGGGTTCTTTCTCCGAACCATAAAGTCACCCTGGCTACGAATGGAAAAGAAACTCGTTACACGGTCGCACTTTTTTCTTTCCTGAGCAAACCGGTGGAAGTACCCCACGAGCTAGTCGATGATCAGCATCCCCTCAACTACAAACCCTTCGTTCATGTCGATTTGCTGAAGTTTTACGATACCGATCATGGCCGTCGATCCCAAGATATACTCGGAGACTTCTGCGGAATTTGA